In one window of Clavelina lepadiformis chromosome 4, kaClaLepa1.1, whole genome shotgun sequence DNA:
- the LOC143451820 gene encoding uncharacterized protein LOC143451820, protein MSKPEEQKLTEDKPRLVQPDNNEESSSGESDEQPGTSRAVAMQAGMPHESESANAGNQVLQTMENAEASQSALNRIDPGLIEFASRVAESGVGPVMINYAPKIYHHDERQYQHHDQRQYQDNREYKQVDVSDLKNVNSTQVKEKQINSLEPNNPQATNSPCGPGTKQHQDDNKDNQHIMISYSWNDSKNLAHKIFDELSATGYKVWIDKNEMRGDIYDKMYEAVDNAYLVLMFLSEKYKLSENCKREGQLAADKRKRIIPIITQDNYKMEGWTALLVSGKLYYDFSKESFEDNFDKLIKEIDHSNEQQQLTKCLEANKADNRKLGKREEAIGKVLQEQNKRRENDIRLQAGINVSVADIPVVHPKYTKVSYFQGRAVPEHEIYAPSTGEPVRLKRDENIEFEELLKSNDRFTAFIGYPGSGKTTLSKRLAKTEEYKCLYYKFMEMPVGKEVSFRKLIMDNIFPDLHETTQGDAWEWIKENQKSCLLLFDGLDQAEWSLKDKVPKVDYDTPQSVPDLIANLCNKHFLPDIKLIFTSRSHSIITLPAPLRPDSTILLGDLPLDCMKKLFYFYAGASADKLWNDLSRNAKIVFALCFNPLLLQLVIATGLAPTTKIGKIITTTRVFTTVLENLRCSEHANHKDITLLVKQLSEVAYKATMRSSVVITRDDLRAVGLEPDQIQDIVVGIYAHFAAVSRVFDGHVKYYFAHQLYQEFFTAKFIVNELPMDTFKNLVSNKLFFDEKWSVIRRFVCGLLIDMMKDFSISKIATSGHDQRERSRLLSRCFCCLNR, encoded by the exons ATGTCGAAGCCAGAAGAGCAAAAATTGACTGAAGATAAACCTCGACTTGTACAACCTGATAACAATGAAGAGAGCTCATCAGGTGAAAGTGATGAACAACCTGGAACTTCACGTGCTGTTGCAATGCAAGCGGGGATGCCTCATG AATCAGAGTCTGCAAATGCAGGAAATCAAGTCttgcaaacaatggaaaatgctgAAGCTTCTCAGAGTGCTTTAAATAGAATCGATCCAGGGTTGATTGAGTTTGCAAGCAGAGTGGCTGAAAGCGGAGTTG GGCCAGTCATGATTAATTATGCTCCTAAAATTTATCACCACGATGAAAGACAATACCAACATCACGATCAAAGACAATACCAAGACAACAGAGAATATAAGCAAGTGGATGTcagtgatttaaaaaatgtaaattctACACAAGTTAaagagaaacaaataaattctttAG AACCAAATAATCCACAAGCAACAAATTCACCTTGTGGACCTGGGACAAAGCAACACCAGGATGACAACAAAGACAACCAACATATAATGATCAGTTATAGCTGGAATGATTCAAAGAATCTTGCTCATAAg ATATTCGATGAACTCTCTGCCACTGGTTACAAAGTGTGGATTGATAAAAACGAGATGAGAGGGGACATTTACGACAAAATGTATGAAGCTGTTGACAACGCTTACTTGGTCCTTATGTTTCTGTCTGAAAAGTATAAACTCagtgaaaattgcaaaagggAAGGCCAACTTGCCGCTGACAAGAGAAAACGTATAATACCCATTATCACCCAAGACAATTATAAAATGGAAGGCTGGACAG ctcTTTTGGTGTCGGGAAAACTCTACTACGATTTTAGCAAAGAATCATTTGAGGATAACTTTGATAAACTTATCAAGGAAATAG ATCATTCCAATGAACAACAGCAACTCACGAAATGTTTGGAGGCAAATAAAGCAG ACAACCGAAAACTCGGAAAGCGAGAAGAAGCCAttggaaaagttttgcaaGAGCAAAATAAACGTCGTGAAAATGACATCCGTCTCCAAGCTGGAATCAACGTCTCAGTAGCAGATATTCCAGTTGTCCATCCAAAGTACACTAAAGTATCTTATTTCCAAGGACGAGCAGTTCCAGAACATGAAATTTATGCCCCATCAACTGGTGAACCTGTTAGACTTAAGCGGGATGAGAATATTGAATTTGAAGAATTGCTGAAGTCCAACGATCGCTTTACCGCCTTCATTGGTTACCCCGGATCCGGAAAGACGACTCTGTCAAAAAGATTAGCCAAAACAGAAGAATACAAATGtctttattacaaatttatgGAGATGCCTGTTGGCAAAGAGGTCAGTTTTCGGAAGTTAATTATGGACAACATTTTTCCAGATTTACACGAAACCACTCAAGGGGATGCATGGGAATGGATCAAAGAAAATCAGAAAAGTTGTCTTCTACTCTTTGATGGTCTGGATCAGGCGGAGTGGTCACTTAAAGACAAAGTACCCAAAGTGGACTATGATACTCCCCAAAGTGTACCAGACCTTATTGCCAActtatgcaataaacatttccttCCAGACATTAAGCTCATTTTCACATCCAGGTCCCACAGCATTATCACGCTTCCTGCTCCACTACGTCCTGACTCTACAATCTTACTTGGTGATCTGCCCCTTGACTGTATGAagaaactgttttatttttacgctGGTGCTTCAGCCGACAAGCTTTGGAATGATCTTTCCCgaaatgctaaaattgtttttgcacttTGTTTTAACCCGTTGTTGCTTCAGTTAGTTATAGCAACAGGTTTGGCTCCTAcaacaaaaattggaaaaatcatCACCACAACGCGGGTTTTTACCACAGTTTTGGAGAACCTCAGATGCAGTGAGCATGCAAATCACAAAGACATCACTTTATTAGTAAAGCAG CTCAGTGAAGTGGCCTACAAAGCCACAATGAGATCTTCAGTTGTCATAACACGAGACGACCTCAGAGCAGTTGGTCTTGAACCAGACCAGATACAAGATATCGTCGTCGGCATTTACGCTCATTTTGCTGCAGTCAGCCGCGTGTTTGATGGCCACGTGAAGTATTACTTCGCCCACCAGCTGTATCAAGAGTTTTTCACCGCAAAATTCATCGTTAATGAACTGCCCATGGATACGTTTAAAAACCTTGTTTCAAACAAGCTATTTTTCGATGAGAAGTGGTCTGTTATTAGGAGATTTGTTTGCGGTCTGCTCATAGATATGATGAAAG ATTTCAGCATCAGCAAGATTGCCACATCTGGGCACGATCAGCGAGAACGCTCGCGCTTGTTATCTCGTTGTTTTTGCTGCTTAAACAGGtga